The following are encoded in a window of Acropora muricata isolate sample 2 chromosome 6, ASM3666990v1, whole genome shotgun sequence genomic DNA:
- the LOC136919964 gene encoding transmembrane protein 41B-like isoform X2: MTSKDYFDQLTRIEGRKSLTELSDRKHKNNMETASRKDSKTESNTGPFIILGLIFCTSLLAMAFVYLSFPELRQEDKARIKLPRNMEDAKGLGRALSNYTDEYFLQVLLGFIVIYIFLQTFAIPGSIFLSILSGFLFPFPLALFLVCLCSSVGASFCYLLFYLVGRKLVQHYMPDRVNQWREQVNHHKDNLLSYIIFLRITPFLPNWFINICSPVIGVPLSYFFIGTFVVIFKRQLRAKIE; encoded by the exons ATGACAAGTAAAGATTATTTTGACCAACTTACTAGAATTGAGGGAAGAAAATCACTGACAGAACTTAGCGACCGGAAGCACAAGAACAACATGGAAACAGCCTCACGTAAAG ATTCAAAGACTGAAAGTAACACTGGACCATTTATTATACTGGGTCTTATTTTCTGTACTTCTCTTTTGGCAATGGCATTTGTATACTTGAGCTTTCCCGAGCTCAGACA GGAAGACAAGGCGAGAATAAAACTCCCTAGAAACATGGAGGATGCCAAAGGTCTGGGAAGAGCATTGTCAAACTATACTGATGAATATTTTCTTCAAGTTCTTCTAGGATTTATTGTCATTTATATTTT CCTACAAACATTTGCCATTCCGGGGTCAATCTTTCTTAGTATTTTATCAGGATTCTTGTTCCCATTTCCACTGGCCTTGTTCCTTGTATGTCTG TGCTCAAGTGTTGGTGCCTCATTCTGTTATTTATTGTTCTACTTAGTTGGTCGAAAGTTAGTTCAGCATTACATGCCTGATAGAGTTAACCAGTGGCGTGAACAG gtTAATCACCACAAAGACAATCTACTAAGCTACATCATCTTTTTACGCATTACCCCATTTCTTCCTAATTGGTTTATCAATATTTGTTCACCTGTGATAGGTGTTCCATTGTCATACTTTTTTATAGGGACATTTGTTG TGATCTTTAAGAGACAGCTAAGAGCAAAGATTGAATGA
- the LOC136919964 gene encoding transmembrane protein 41B-like isoform X1, producing the protein MTSKDYFDQLTRIEGRKSLTELSDRKHKNNMETASRKDSKTESNTGPFIILGLIFCTSLLAMAFVYLSFPELRQEDKARIKLPRNMEDAKGLGRALSNYTDEYFLQVLLGFIVIYIFLQTFAIPGSIFLSILSGFLFPFPLALFLVCLCSSVGASFCYLLFYLVGRKLVQHYMPDRVNQWREQVNHHKDNLLSYIIFLRITPFLPNWFINICSPVIGVPLSYFFIGTFVGVAPPSFGFISAGVELYVLTTTGDVMSVKSVMIVVVCALLSLLPVIFKRQLRAKIE; encoded by the exons ATGACAAGTAAAGATTATTTTGACCAACTTACTAGAATTGAGGGAAGAAAATCACTGACAGAACTTAGCGACCGGAAGCACAAGAACAACATGGAAACAGCCTCACGTAAAG ATTCAAAGACTGAAAGTAACACTGGACCATTTATTATACTGGGTCTTATTTTCTGTACTTCTCTTTTGGCAATGGCATTTGTATACTTGAGCTTTCCCGAGCTCAGACA GGAAGACAAGGCGAGAATAAAACTCCCTAGAAACATGGAGGATGCCAAAGGTCTGGGAAGAGCATTGTCAAACTATACTGATGAATATTTTCTTCAAGTTCTTCTAGGATTTATTGTCATTTATATTTT CCTACAAACATTTGCCATTCCGGGGTCAATCTTTCTTAGTATTTTATCAGGATTCTTGTTCCCATTTCCACTGGCCTTGTTCCTTGTATGTCTG TGCTCAAGTGTTGGTGCCTCATTCTGTTATTTATTGTTCTACTTAGTTGGTCGAAAGTTAGTTCAGCATTACATGCCTGATAGAGTTAACCAGTGGCGTGAACAG gtTAATCACCACAAAGACAATCTACTAAGCTACATCATCTTTTTACGCATTACCCCATTTCTTCCTAATTGGTTTATCAATATTTGTTCACCTGTGATAGGTGTTCCATTGTCATACTTTTTTATAGGGACATTTGTTG GGGTGGCGCCGCCATCGTTTGGCTTCATTAGTGCAGGTGTTGAGTTGTATGTGCTAACGACGACTGGTGATGTGATGTCAGTTAAATCTGTGATGATAGTGGTTGTCTGTGCTTTACTCTCCCTATTGCCAGTGATCTTTAAGAGACAGCTAAGAGCAAAGATTGAATGA